TAAAATTCTTGGAACGCAATGTTATTCTTCATTAGATGAAGTCAATGAATCAATCGATCTGGCAATCATTCTACTTCCAAGAAAATTTGTTTTGCAGGGGCTTCAAGATTGCGCTCGTAAAGAAATTAAAAACGTAATTATTATAACCGCTGGATTCAAAGAAGTCGGCGGCGAAGGTGCTGAGCTTGAAAAAGAATTAATACGAATTGCAAAAGAGAATCAGATCAGATTGATTGGGCCGAACTGTATGGGCGTGATCAATACAGAAGCATTGATTAGGTTGAACGCTAC
The DNA window shown above is from Ignavibacteria bacterium and carries:
- a CDS encoding acetyl-CoA synthetase, yielding MDSSLKKFFYPKSITLLGASSKEGSIGYEILKSIKSFQFTGKIFVINPNANKILGTQCYSSLDEVNESIDLAIILLPRKFVLQGLQDCARKEIKNVIIITAGFKEVGGEGAELEKELIRIAKENQIRLIGPNCMGVINTEALIRLNAT